CTGTTCCATGAGGAAATCCACGGGCATGGCGGTGTTGTTTTCCGCCCCCACCTCCTGCCCCGCCAGCTTGAGCAGGTACTGGGCCCGGGACAGGGGCTTTTTCAAGGCCTGATAGGCCTCATTGACCCGGGTAGACCACTGCATGGCAAGACGCCGTTCCCCTTCCGGGGCAGCGGCGTAACGGTCCGGATGAACCTTAGCCGCCGCCTCCCGAAAGCGGGCGTCCAGCTGGGCTCCGTCCAGAGTGAAGGCGACGGGCAAATCAAAAAGGCTGAAAAAATCCGCGTTGAAATCCATGGCAAGCCTATTGGTTGGAGCGGCCCAGGGCCCCCGGGGGCGCCCGGCGGGCGGGATCAGCCGTCCTTCCCGGCGCCGCCCCGGGCGGGGTCAGACGCTGAAGCTTTCGCCGCAGCCGCACTGATCCTTGGCGTTGGGGTTATTGAATTTAAAGCCCTCGTTCAGGCCTTCCTTGGCGTAATCCAGCTGGGTGCCATCCAGGTAGGGCAGGCTCTTGGGGTCCACCAGGACCTTGATGCCGAAGCTTTCAAACTCCGTGTCCCCTTCCCCGGGGCCGTCCGCGAATTCCAGCTTGTAGGCCATGCCCGAACAGCCGCTGGTGCGCACCCCCAGGCGCAGGCCGTAGCCCTTGCCCCGTTTACTCAGATAGCTGGCCACGTGGTTGGCCGCCTTTTCAGTAAGCGTTACCGCCATGATTCAATCCTCTCAGAAGACAAAATACGGAAACCGGATTTAGTTGTCCCCTTGCTTCTTCTTGTAATCCGCCACCGCCGCCTTGATGGCGTCTTCCGCCAGGATGGAGCAGTGAATTTTTACCGGCGGCAGGGCCAACTCTTCCGCAATCTGGGTGTTCTTGATGTCCAGGGCCTGATCCAGGGTCTTGCCCTTCACCCATTCGGTCACCAAGGAAGAGGAGGCAATGGCGGAGCCGCAGCCGTAGGTCTTGAACTTGGCGTCCTCGATGACCCCTTCCTTATTCACCTTGATTTGCAGGCGCATCACGTCGCCGCAGGCCGGGGCCCCCACCATGCCGGTGCCAACCCCATCCTCTTCCTTTTCGAAGGCACCCACGTTGCGGGGGTTTTCGTAGTGGTCCAGAACTTTCACGCTATAAGACATTTTTCAACTCCTTTAATGACAATGGCGCCGACGGACCTTAGTGGGCCGCCCACTGGACGCTGCTCAAATCCACGCCTTCTTTGACCATGTCCCACAGGGGGGACAATTCCCGCAACTTGGACACCTTGGCGTGCAAAAGCTGAACCACGTAATCGATTTCCTCTTCCGTGGTGAAACGGCCGATGGTGAA
This sequence is a window from Azospira inquinata. Protein-coding genes within it:
- the hscB gene encoding Fe-S protein assembly co-chaperone HscB, with the translated sequence MDFNADFFSLFDLPVAFTLDGAQLDARFREAAAKVHPDRYAAAPEGERRLAMQWSTRVNEAYQALKKPLSRAQYLLKLAGQEVGAENNTAMPVDFLMEQMEWREQVHEARLAGQSDALEALLDKLQDRLDGDYRSLGELLDQRRDYAAAAALVRKLMFLEKLQSDIDEALVALEDQ
- the iscA gene encoding iron-sulfur cluster assembly protein IscA, coding for MAVTLTEKAANHVASYLSKRGKGYGLRLGVRTSGCSGMAYKLEFADGPGEGDTEFESFGIKVLVDPKSLPYLDGTQLDYAKEGLNEGFKFNNPNAKDQCGCGESFSV
- the iscU gene encoding Fe-S cluster assembly scaffold IscU; this encodes MSYSVKVLDHYENPRNVGAFEKEEDGVGTGMVGAPACGDVMRLQIKVNKEGVIEDAKFKTYGCGSAIASSSLVTEWVKGKTLDQALDIKNTQIAEELALPPVKIHCSILAEDAIKAAVADYKKKQGDN